From a single Solenopsis invicta isolate M01_SB chromosome 6, UNIL_Sinv_3.0, whole genome shotgun sequence genomic region:
- the LOC105199835 gene encoding B9 domain-containing protein 2 isoform X2 gives MKWPSCILLDKFRAQKILNNHVYSANGNGWKIILGHEEGQTQESYDLYTSNSVWDHPIDLHYTTQTLQNSPKLLLQVFCRDNYGRIIFLSYGVYNVPLSPGFYILDCHTWKPIGTWKDRLFDKFLGKCLQLKSPSVLINALDRYEILTQSMGTVIVNLHIMARNFDKFGCQM, from the exons ATGAAATGGCCGAGTTGCATATTATTGGACAAGTTTCGggcgcaaaaaattttaaacaatcacgTCTACTCTGCAAATG GTAATGGTTGGAAAATCATATTAGGGCATGAAGAAGGACAAACGCAGGAGAGTTACGACCTTTATACCAGTAATTCAGTTTGGGATCATCCTATAGATTTGCATTACACAACTCAGACATTACAAAATTCTCCGAAGTTATTATTGCAAGTGTTTTGCAGAGATAATTATGGAAggataatatttctttcatatgGAGTATATAATGTTCCATTGTCACCTGGTTTTTACATTTTAGATTGCCATACATGGAAACCAATtg GTACTTGGAAGGACagattatttgataaatttctaggaaaatgtttacaattaaaGTCACCTAGTGTTTTAATTAATGCGTTGGATAGATATGAAATATTAACACAAAGTATGGGAACAGTGATTGTTAATTTACACATCATGGcaagaaattttgataaatttggaTGTCAAATGTGA
- the LOC105199835 gene encoding B9 domain-containing protein 2 isoform X3 produces MVFLRNGWKIILGHEEGQTQESYDLYTSNSVWDHPIDLHYTTQTLQNSPKLLLQVFCRDNYGRIIFLSYGVYNVPLSPGFYILDCHTWKPIGTWKDRLFDKFLGKCLQLKSPSVLINALDRYEILTQSMGTVIVNLHIMARNFDKFGCQM; encoded by the exons ATGGTATTTTTAC GTAATGGTTGGAAAATCATATTAGGGCATGAAGAAGGACAAACGCAGGAGAGTTACGACCTTTATACCAGTAATTCAGTTTGGGATCATCCTATAGATTTGCATTACACAACTCAGACATTACAAAATTCTCCGAAGTTATTATTGCAAGTGTTTTGCAGAGATAATTATGGAAggataatatttctttcatatgGAGTATATAATGTTCCATTGTCACCTGGTTTTTACATTTTAGATTGCCATACATGGAAACCAATtg GTACTTGGAAGGACagattatttgataaatttctaggaaaatgtttacaattaaaGTCACCTAGTGTTTTAATTAATGCGTTGGATAGATATGAAATATTAACACAAAGTATGGGAACAGTGATTGTTAATTTACACATCATGGcaagaaattttgataaatttggaTGTCAAATGTGA
- the LOC105199835 gene encoding B9 domain-containing protein 2 isoform X1: MAELHIIGQVSGAKNFKQSRLLCKWYFYVGNGWKIILGHEEGQTQESYDLYTSNSVWDHPIDLHYTTQTLQNSPKLLLQVFCRDNYGRIIFLSYGVYNVPLSPGFYILDCHTWKPIGTWKDRLFDKFLGKCLQLKSPSVLINALDRYEILTQSMGTVIVNLHIMARNFDKFGCQM, encoded by the exons ATGGCCGAGTTGCATATTATTGGACAAGTTTCGggcgcaaaaaattttaaacaatcacgTCTACTCTGCAAATGGTATTTTTACGTTG GTAATGGTTGGAAAATCATATTAGGGCATGAAGAAGGACAAACGCAGGAGAGTTACGACCTTTATACCAGTAATTCAGTTTGGGATCATCCTATAGATTTGCATTACACAACTCAGACATTACAAAATTCTCCGAAGTTATTATTGCAAGTGTTTTGCAGAGATAATTATGGAAggataatatttctttcatatgGAGTATATAATGTTCCATTGTCACCTGGTTTTTACATTTTAGATTGCCATACATGGAAACCAATtg GTACTTGGAAGGACagattatttgataaatttctaggaaaatgtttacaattaaaGTCACCTAGTGTTTTAATTAATGCGTTGGATAGATATGAAATATTAACACAAAGTATGGGAACAGTGATTGTTAATTTACACATCATGGcaagaaattttgataaatttggaTGTCAAATGTGA